A genome region from Nicotiana tabacum cultivar K326 chromosome 13, ASM71507v2, whole genome shotgun sequence includes the following:
- the LOC107801048 gene encoding uncharacterized protein LOC107801048: MRDLSREQNPKQKGTLPSDTIVDPKGSGSGPTSHCMAITTRSGKLLQGENEQVVEVEDFEQEVKAQVEVPIGFEVERLPKKVKIQEVNNEKIKEKVIKAPKTLAPIPRPPPPFPQRLARKVDDSKLEKFYDILKQLSVNIPFVEAFQEMSGSVKYLKDLITKKRTTKNEVVNVTHRVSSIIAATTVQKKEDPGAFTIPCPIGLRNFARAFCDNGASINLMTLAIYKQAGLRMPRPTSMRFQMADRSIKRPVGIVDDVFVKVGKFLLPTDFVILDCVVDK; encoded by the coding sequence ATGAGAGATCTCTCAAGAGAGCAAAATCCGAAGCAGAAAGGCACGCTCCCAAGTGACACAATTGTAGACCCAAAAGGTAGTGGGAGTGGTCCGACTTCCCATTGTATGGCAATCACAACTCGAAGTGGGAAACTACTTCAAGGAGAGAATGAACAAGTGGTCGAAGTGGAAGATTTTGAACAAGAAGTTAAGGCACAAGTTGAGGTGCCAATTGGTTTTGAAGTTGAAAGACTCCCGAAGAAGGTGAAAATTCAAGAAGTGAACAATGAAAAGATTAAGGAAAAGGTAATAAAGGCACCAAAAACTCTAGCACCAATTCCTAGGCCTCCTCCTCCTTTCCCTCAAAGACTTGCTAGGAAGGTCGATGATAGCAAACTTGAGAAGTTCTATGACATTCTCAAGCAATTATCGGTGAACAttccatttgtggaagcatttcaagagatgtCGGGTTCTGTTAAGTACTTGAAGGACTTGATCACTAAAAAGAGAACCACCAagaatgaagtggtgaatgtgactcaccgggttagttccatcattgcaGCAACCACCGTTCAAAAGAAAGAGGACCCGGGAGCCTTCACCATTCCATGCCCTATTGGATTGCGCAATTTTGCACGAGCCTTTTGTGATAATGGAGCTAGCATCAACTTAATGACCCTTGCTATTTACAAGCAAGCAGGATTACGTATGCCTAGGCCTACAAGTATGAGGTTTCAAATGGCCGACCGTTCAATAAAGCGACCGGTGGGAATCGTTGATGATGTTTTTGTGAAAGTGGGGAAGTTTCTCCTCCCTACCGACTTTGTTATCCTCGATTGTGTTGTTGATAAATAA